Part of the Nicotiana sylvestris chromosome 2, ASM39365v2, whole genome shotgun sequence genome, TTCTTGTTCTTCCATGAAGCAAGACATGTTTTATTAAGTTCTTACGCCTTTCTCTATTTTGATCTAGTTTTATCATTGTTAAGTTGACAAGCATGGTATGCATAAGAAATGTCCAACAAGAGCCATAACGGAAATATCATGTCACGTAGATCGAGATATTCTTTTTACGTCCTTTAAAAAACAATAaatgaaatatatattttataattttatctaTAATAATGATAATATTTCTAAAAAATCTTGGGAAATGATTTGGGGAATAAGTAGTTAATGTtaagaataaaacaagaaaagaaaaaagattatttttttcttgatttagcATAGTGGACAAATAAAagcaaaaatatatttttagcatGGAGAAAatgtaaaagtgaacggaggcaGTATCATTTTTCCTCCAAATTTAGCACTACTCACAGCAGAAACATAAAAATCTAGGCAAAAGAATCACTTTAAAATTGGaagaaaaataatagtaataaaaataaacCTTGACAGAGAGGGGGAAAAATGAAATTAGGCCAGAAGAATCCGATCGCGATCCTTATTTAGCTTGGCCACATGGAAAATCTAAGATATTTTCATAAATTTTAAATACGTAATTAGTTTGGGAGATTCATGTGTTGGATGAAAAATGCTCAATTTTGGTAAACTTAACTAggataataaaagagatgaaaatagaCTTATCCCCAAACTTAAGGGACCTTTTAGTTAACTCTCTAATTTTACACGTGATGGACAAGAACTTTTAATGGGACATGAGTTGATTATGACTTATCTAATCCCATTTTCTCCAATTCCTTCGTGTATCCTCTGTATACTGACGATTCTTGTTGTCATAAATAGAATGAGTTGGGAATTTTTATGGTTTACTTTTCCATTTTCAATAGATTTAAAATTATTTATGTAGGTTGCAACAGTGGCCCGAAATGTATACGCAATGCAAGAGCTGCATTTTGCAGTACCAATGGCTGGCGCAGTTCTTTGTACATTAAATACACGTCATGATTCAGCTATGATATCAGTACTGCTAAAACATTCAGAAGCAAAAGTCATATTTGTGGATCAGCACTTGCTTCAACTTGCTCAGGGAGCCATAGATATTCTTGCTAATGAAAAAGTAATACCACCACGTGTTGTTGTAATATCTGAATCCAACAATTCTACTCCTACTGGGGCAAACTCTAATACTCATGAATATGAAAGTCTCCTGGAAAGTGGGAATACTGAATTCGCTGTAAGGTGGCCGATAAGTGAATTTGACCCTATTAGCGTTAACTATACTTCTGGAACAACGTCGCGACCAAAGGGAGTTGTTTACAATCACAGAGGTGCATATCTCAATACCATTGCTACATTTATGCTTCATGAGATGAGTTCATGGCCTGTTTACCTTTGGACCGTTCCAACGTTTCACTGCAACGGATGGTGTCTTACTTGGGGTCTAGCTGCACTTGGTGGCACAAGTATTTGCCTTAGACAGGTTTCTCCAAAAGTCATATTTGAAAGTATAGTAGAGCACAATGTCACACATTTGAGTGGTGCACCAACTATTCTAAACATGATTGTGAATTCGCCCGAAAGTGACAGAAAACCACTTCCACACAAGGTTAACATAATGACAGGTGGTTCACCACCACCTCCACAAATCCTATCTCAAATGGAGGAACTGGGGTTTCGAGTACATCACTTATATGGACTAACAGAAACATATGGTCCAGGTACATATTGTTTGTGGAAGCCTGAGTGGGATTCTTTGCCACCAAATGAAAAGTACAAACTAAAAGCAAGACAAGGTGTGCAACATCTTTGTTCAGAGTCAGTGGATATAATGGATCCTACCACAATGAAAAAAGTACCAGAAGATGGTAAGACAATTGGTGAAATTGTGTTTAGAGGTAACACTGTAATGAGTGGATACTTAAAAGATGTGGAAGCAACAGAAGAAGCTTTTAAAGGTGGATGGTTTCATAGTGGTGATTTGGCTGTTAAACATCCTGATGGCTATATTGAAGTTAAGGACAGATTGAAAGATATCGTAATCTCTGGTGGAGAAAACATAAGTACAGTAGAGGTGGAAAGGGTGTTGTATAGTCATCCAGCAGTTCTTGAAACAGCAGTAGTCGCGCGACCAGATAATTACTGGGGACAGACACCTTGTGCATTTGTGAAGTTGAAGGAtggttttaataatattactgaTCAAGAAATTATCAACTTCTGCAGGGATAACTTGCCTCATTACATGGCGCCTCGAACCGTCATATTTCAAGATCTCCCAAAAACTTCAACAGGGAAGATACAGAAATTTATTCTAAGGGACAAAGCCAAAGCATTGGGCAGTCTTTTCTGAATGTTGATGATAATTCTTTTTAAGTCTGAGTGTCATTCTTCTATGCCATTTAACTCTGTGTATCATTCTTTTGTGCCACTCTGTTCAATATTGGCCAAAGCGGGCAAATTGCTCTGAGTAGTATAATGCAGTTCTTTTGCTTGGTTTTTAGATTGATGTTTCCTCAAAAGTGATTTGCTAATCTCCATATTATAAACTCTTTGATAATGAAGTTTTCTTGTATTTTATTCTTCTTAATCAGTTGTAGTACTAGACTATCAAATTTTATATCAGAATTTTGTGTTCTtagtgtatataacttaaattctATGTAAATTTATTTGTAATGGTCGCGGTAAACGTATTAGTAAAGAAGATATCATATGAGCCCTCAAAGTCTTGAAGAGAAAACTAGACAACAAATTATGCAGATGTTGCAAAGTCTAATACTCGGTTCCTCTTTGCTCCATTGGGAATAAATCccgtaaaaataatattcacggtattagtgataaatgcggaccactaagttatggttaaatcagcaagaataaAAATGGAGCAAAAATGACATCAAGATTTTAtgtggaaacccttctgaataagggaaaaaatcacggccaagaagagcaactaatatcactatagcgagaaattttacactgtgtagtaacgagtacaaatactcctaagaccactacaccctcaaaagaaaaaatactcttttgctttttccaccttacaacaatatctctcacactctatttttcttcacagactattttcttatagtctaTGGAATATCTTGCTCTCTATCTTTCACTCAGATGTGTTGTCTGAGATTTTTTTTGGTGTGTAAGAAATGAGAgccgaagctctccttttataggcagAACCTCACTCCCTCACGCCTACTACATTTTACATTTTTCTCTCATGCAGATTTGATATGCCTACCAATCTTGACATTTTTTCTTCTACAACCTACCATATTTGATAGTGCAAAAGAAAAGATGGTGGCTGCCAATCAAAGGAAGAAAATTATCTTCCTTGATTTGTGGGATGGATCCCAtaaatctccccctccagtctcattcacctGAACGAGGTAACACCGGAGATTCTAGTTTGAgcgcatgccgacaagttctttgcaaagctcgaacttgtctcttggtattACCTTGGTCAACATATCTAGAGGATTTTCACTCATGTTAATTTTTTTGACTTGAAGTGATTCGTTCTCGACTTGCTCACGAATCCAATAATATCTTACGTCGATGTGTTTTGTTCTCGCATGGTACATGAAGTTTTTGCTCAGGTCTATTGCACTCTGATTGTCGCAATAGACAACATACTCCATCTGTCGCAAtccaagttcttgaagaaatctcttgagccatatcatctccttgccagctTTAGTAGCCGCAATATACTCCCCTTCAGTTGTAGATAGTGTGACACACTTCTGTAACTTCGACTGTCATGATATAGCTCCCCttgaaaaagtaaacaaatatccagtagtggattttctgttatcaaagtcacctgccatatcagaatCTATATAGCCCTTCAGAATTAGATTtgatcctccaaaacataatTATTCATGTGAGCTTCCTCTTagatacctgagtatccactttatAGCTTCCCAATGCTCTTTTCCTGGATTTTCGAGAAATCTTCCAACAACATCGACTGCATGAGCAATATCTGATcgagtacataccattgcatacatcaaacttccgacAACAGAGGAATAAGGAATCTTGGTCATTCTCTCTTTTCCTCcgttgttgtaggacacatcttcttgctcAACTTCAGATGACCAGGAAGGGGTGTGCGAACCAACTTAGAACTTTTCATATTGAAACGCTCCAGTACACGTTTTATGTACTTCTCATGTGACAAGTAAAGCTTTCTTTTGTTTCTCGAACGAGTAATTCTCATTCCCAAAATCTGCTTGGCATGACCCAAGTCTTTCATTGcaaaagacttattcaactgttttTTCAACTCGTCAATCTTGGAAGCATTCCTACCCACAATTAACATATCATCCATATATAGCAAGAGGATGATAAAGTCATCATCAGAAAATCTTTGTACAAACACACAATGATCTGAAAAAGTCTTCTTGTAGCCTTGCTCCCCCATAACAGACTCAaacttcttgtaccactgtctgggagcttgcttcaatccatatagactcttattaagtttgcatacaagattttctttaccttttgcCTTGAAGCCCTCAGGTTGTTCTATATAAATCTCTTCTTCTAAGTCACCGTGAAGAAAAGCACATCCATCtgctcaatctccaaatcaagactgacagtcaaaccaagaactgtccgaatggaggacattttcacgacaggagaaaatattttgttaaagtcaatacctttcctttgaccaaatcccttgacaaccaatctagctttgtatctgggcttcaaactatgtttttcggctttaactttgaacacccaCTTATTCTTCAAAGCTCCCATGCCCTTAGGCAATTTCACCAACTCATAAGTATGGTTCTCATGCAGAGATTGCATttcatcttgcatggcttcaatcCATTGATCCTTGTGCTCATCTTCTATGGCCTCCGCAAAATATTCAGGTTCTCTCCCATCAGTGAGTAATACATACTCATTTGGAGAATAATGGGAAGAAGGAGTACGAGGTCTAGAGGACCTCCTGAGTGGAATATCTAACTCGTCCACAACTTCGTGAGTATGAGCATTTACCTCATCAGCATTAGCATTgttatcaccatcaccatcaatatgctgatctggaatatggttctgggcatcaccatcatcattgaGCCCACCAACGTCATCCGCATTTGTATGAGGAATTTGATCAAGATTAACTAAACCTTCTGAACTTGGTTTAGCTTCTACGCTTTATTAATATCTTCAATGGTTTGATCCTCCACGAAGATAACATCACAGCTTCTCACGACCTTCTTCTCAATTGGATCAtatagcctgtaaccaaactTATCAAGGCCATAACCAATGAAGATGCACTACCTTGTCTTGACAGTTAATTTTGACCTCTCATCTTTAGGTACATGTACAAACGTTTTGCAACCAAACACTTTCAAGTAGTCATAGGAAACATCCTTGCCATTACCAAACTTTGTTTGGAACATCACTTTACAAAGCAACCGCAGGGGATAGATTAATAATATGTGCGGCGGTCAACAAAGCCTCACCCCAAAAGGAATTCGGCAACTTTGCTTTAGAAAACAAATATATGACTCTTTCCATCAAGGTCATGTTCATCCTTTCTGCTAAACCATTAAGCTCAGAAGTCTTAAGAGGAGTCTTCTAGTGTCTGATACCCTATTACTTGCAGTATTCGTCAAACGGTCCACAATATTCACCATCGTTATCAGTGCGAATACACTTCAGCTTCTTTCTAGTTTCTTTTTCAACTGAAGCCTGAAACTACTTAAAGACACCCAACATTTGGTCTTTAGTCTTCAAGATGTAGACCCAAAGTTTCCTTGAGCAATCATTAATAAAGGTAGCAAAATAAAGTGCACCACTCAAAGTCCTTGTCTTCATTGGACCACATAAATCTGAATGCACCAACTCAAGTAACTCTGTCTTTCTTGAAGGAGGATGAGACTGGAACGaaattcttttttgtttttcagccaagcagtgctcacatttttctaattttgcactttcaaaatTTGACAACAATTTCTTCTTAGCCAGAACATTTAGTCCTTTCTCGCTAATGTGGCTAAGCCTCTTATGCCATAACGTTGAAGAGCTATTGCTCTTAATGGCATTCACCATATTAACACAGGTAGAGGCCGTAGTCCAGTATAGACCACGACGTTTGTCCCCACGAGCCACAATCATGGAACCCTTAGTGAGTTTCCACTTTCCAGCACCATTGGTACTAACATATCCCTCATCATCCAAAACACCAACAGAGATCAAGTGCAAACGAACATCAGGTGCAggttttacattgtttaaaactagtttagttccaaTACTAGTTTCCAAACAAATCGTTCCAACACCACTCACTCTAGATACAGTCTCATTACCCATACTCAAAGTTCCAAAGTCACCCTGAGTATAGGATGAGAAAAATTCCTTCCTTGATGTCACATGAGATGCGGCACCACTGTCCACAATCCAGCTTGACTCATCACAAACAATATTTATCAGATCCGCATCAAGGACAGTACCAAGATCTTCTGTAGTGACGGTGGCCACACAAGTGCCATCTTTTTTCTGTTCTTCTTTGTCTCTATTCTCCTTTTTCAAAATCTGGTAGAACTTCTTTGTGTGCCCTTTCTTCCCGCAATGATAGCACTCAATATCTTTAAGTCTGCTTCTGGATTtgcttctattatgttctctattttgagaaccccAATTCTTGTTTCTCCCCTTAGagtcagtcaccaagacatctgatgaggaggaaccctgagattttcttctcatctcttcATTTAAAAGGCTGTTCTTGGCAAGATCCATAGAGATCACACCATCCAGAGCtgaatttgataatgaagttctaagaacttcccaaaaatctggtagggaaccaagtagaaacaagccttgaatttcttcatcaaatttaatgCCCATAGTAGATAATTGGTTCATGATCCCCTGAAAATTATTCAGATGATCTGTCATCGCGGAACCATCATGGTATTTTAAATCCAACATTTGCTTTATTAGAAACATCTTGTTGTTTCCAGTTTTCCGAGCATACAAACTTTCAAGTTTCTCTCATAGGGTCCGAGCATGTGTCTCCCCAGAAATATGGTTCAAAACATTATCGTCAACCCACTGTCTAATAAAGCAGCAAACCTGCTTGTGTAACAAATTTCACTCTTCATCTGATTTATTCTCAGGCTTTATAGTGTCGAAGAcatattgatgaaaattcttgacATAGAGCAAATATTCCATTTTGCCCTTTCAAATGGCATAGTTGTGCCATTCAAAGTAACCATTCTACTAGTGTTGGCTTCCATCAtttatcacaaatacaaatactatttattatgagaccaaagtaattcttttctgatgtggaagttcagactgtgctgcaactacagagcatactcagacagaaccttggctctgataccacttgttgggaataaaccccgtaaaaataatattcacggtattagtgataaatgtggaccactaagttatggttaGATCAGCAAGAATAAAAATGTAGCaaaaatgacaccaagattttacgtgaaaacccttctgaacaagggaaaaaaccacggccaagaagagcaactgattTCACTATAGCGAGaaattttacactgtgtagtaacgagtacaaatactcctaagaccactacaccctcaaaagaaaaaaatactcttttgctttttccacctcactacaatatctctcatACTCTATTTTTCTTTACATGCTATTTTCTTATAGTCTATGAAATACCTTACTCTCTATCTTTCACTCAGATGTGTTGTCTGAGATTTTTTTTGGTGTGTAAGAAATGAGAgccgaagctctccttttataggtaGAACCTCACTCCCTCACCCCTACTACATTTTACATTTTTCTCTCATGCAGATTTGCTATACCTACCAATCTTGACATTTTTTCTTCTACAGCCTACCATATTTGATAGTGCAAAAGAAAAGATGGTGACTGCCAATCAAAGGAAGAAATTATCTTccttgatttatgggatggacTCCACATGCTCAAACTGACTCTGCTTTAACGAAGGACTTGATCTTGATTTTATCATTTTCCTAATTGTCGTTTTTcaattatcaaaaataaaaagGTGCCCGTGATCTATGGCGTTTTTTGTCAAGTAGATAATTTATGGAAATCTATGTTGCTCGGATTCTCCGAAAATGTTgccggatcctccaaaaataatgtatttttggaGGATTCGATACGAATGCGGTATCACCTTGGAGAGTCCACGCAACATAGATGGAAATTGATGTAGTCGGTAGACAGATCCAAGAAATGAAAATACCCAAGCATTGGTTGTAAAATGCAAATTTATATCTATGATGTTGGTAATTTCAATTCAAAAATTTGGATATTTTATCATCTTGGATTTTAGCCTCAACGGGAACAATATTAGTCCCTTAAAAAGGTCTGAAATTATTTTTCTTGCGCTGAAGTTAAaactaaaaaaagaagaaaaagtaagATACTGCTGAGGATAAACTAAATCTTAACCATATCAATCTAAACTAGTATAATAAACAActcttattctttcttctttattttatatttttaatatattgaGTCACTAtagtgtatataacttaaattttTTCCCGATTCTGTATCACTGATACCAAGTGAATTAGGGAGGAGAGGATTAATGACAAGGGAAAAGAAAGAATTTGGTAAGAATAAACCAAACATCTATAGGATGTTAGGCATTAATTAATAGTAGTAATTATCATTTAATTCTCATTTTGCAAGAGAATTACTTCTGCCGGTACCACGTATACGATTAACCTCATTATATGCTTGATTTAGAAAAGAACGGAAGCTGGACAAGAAAGGAAAATAATTGGCACTTATCATTTCTTTTAGGGATACTCTTATTTAAAATGTTCAgtgtttaagaaaaaaaaaggaaaataattgCACTACTTTATCTTGCTTTTGGATCCAACAGATAAATCTGATTTTCCTTTccgtttttcttttagccaaaaaagagagagagagagagagttttcaATTTCAACTATTTCTATCTCAAGCATATTCCAGCTTCTTATGtttaattgatttttaaaaataaaaataaaaataagctcTGAATAACGTGCTCTTCGTCGGAAAAGTTTCTTCCACTCacgaaacatcacaaacctttaAAATAACTACAACTCGTCAGACACATTTTTTCTGTTCTACAAACTTTTCatctcaaaatattttttttcgagGAATTTTCATGAACACTACAGTTTAAAGCCTAATTAGTTATCATAATAACTACAGTTTGCCTAATTGTCATTTGTATTTGTTTAGGCAAAAACAATCAAGGCGAagtgcaaaaaaataaaatattctcATTAAGAGTTGAACTCAAGGACTTCACTTACTAAGCAAATGGTCTAATCAACTAAGCTACAAGAGCTTGTTGCTCTCATGTTTCAGTTCAAAACAATTAATTTCTTATTTCAGTACTATATATGTATTtgctataaaattcaaatatagctATGAACGTAATTTTCTGAAAACAAACTACGAAAGGTAAATACAACGTATATTTTTGTTTTGTcatgtaattttttcttttctttgaggTCCACAAGTTGTCCAAAGAGTTGCATACTTGTATTTCGACATAAACTCCAATCGGAAAAATCAAGTTAAAGATTTGTTAGTAAAAGACCAGTATTTAACATGACTAGTTTTAcagtacgcgcgttgcgcgtgtaacCTATCTAAATGAGTAtaaaactttttaaaatatatataaatattatttttgaattaaaataaatgtGTAAATTTATTTCGGCAAAGAATATTGATTCTATATAGCTAATTCAATAAGGAATATCAATTTATACCTTTCGCTCTCTATGTTTTCTTTTATCTCTTTTAACTACTATCTTAAATTACTTATGAATAAATGTAtctaatttatttccattaatttcaatATATAAATTTGTCTTATCTATGTTTGAGTATTGTAATTGGATTTGTAATTTAATATGTGTATAAATTTACAATATGTATTCAACTTATTCGAATAATTAACTTAAAGTACATTATATTATTTATTACTTTAAATTAAAATACTACTATTATTTTCAAAATGTAAGCATATCGCATTAAActcatttatatattttttcatacTCGGCCTAGTATGTTGCAAGTTTGGTTTATATATtgttagtaatctttaactttTGAAGAGTTAAATCATATCTAAAATTTTATTAGTAGATTTCTAAAAcgtttatatatattttgtctAATACGCATAAGAAAAAGTCATAATTACTTTACACAATTTATTTAAGGAAAGGATATGTAAGTAaattttaatttggttttaaattCCTAAAATTTTGGAGTTTCTATATATGTAGTTTGAATAGGGAAAATTTAATGACTAAAATTTAGTtgttttaaagtcctaaatattagtagAATAATTAAATTACAATTACAACCAAtataaaatctatttttaaagggtaaaaaaggtgaacaacatttcgctaagggGCTTCATGCTAGGATACGCACGATCCGCGTGTACCTTCTATCAAtgcatataaaattataaaaaatataatcccttaaaaataagatttttaaaTATATAAGCTCTTGAATATGACAAATATTGAGCCTACTTAGTCAAAAAAGTTAGTGGATGGCCTATCTAAGCATGACAACCACCAAAATAATCTTGAAAGTTTAGTgttattatgtattttgttctTTTATATTAATTTCGTATCAAAATAGTTGTCTAGGTACCATGTATTCTAAGACAAGTTAACTACAAGAGAAGAAAAATTAGCGATAGATAAATTATATAGTTAAATAATAAAATTCATCGCTAATCCTACTTAGTGACATAATCAGCTATATATTATAAAAAATCTTATTAGCTACAAGTTGAATTTAGTAATTAATTCTTGTTTTGTAAAGTTAAGTTATGTCACAAATTTTCTTAGTAATAATATTAGTTTTTTTTACCAAAAAATAAAAGTCTTTTTCCATCTATTTATTTTAACATATGCATTGGGGTAATTTAGGTATCCTCTAAGTGATTGGCATTTTAAACaggttcaaaattttaaaaactacAACACAACAAATTAATAGATGTTGAAATCCAAATAATATGAGGCTACTTGATCATGTGCAATCAGCTGCTATTAGATTTGTAGAAAATGCACATTTGTATTATATAAGTACAAATTATTAACTTATATCtattaaaaatacaaaacaacTATAAGAATTCTGGTAAAAAAGACTATAAATTTCTTTAAAAGAGTAGATGAAAAATATCAAGCTCAAATGATAAATATATCTGACATAACCAATAAACATATCAAATTGGAAATAGAGAGATTATTGATTTTCCACATCTAGATATGCTTCTAACAACATTAGCCTTTGATTATGTTGGCTATTAGATGAATATAATGAGGGACATGTTAGAATATGTTTTGCAG contains:
- the LOC104229443 gene encoding butanoate--CoA ligase AAE1-like; the protein is MSHSGILARNLIYSTNSVQIQHTNTQRPRHLCQLSMNLQSEPLRSMDGLLKCSANYVPLTPISFLERAANVFRGRTSIIDGPSVKYTWEETHARCIKLASALSELGICRGDVVATVARNVYAMQELHFAVPMAGAVLCTLNTRHDSAMISVLLKHSEAKVIFVDQHLLQLAQGAIDILANEKVIPPRVVVISESNNSTPTGANSNTHEYESLLESGNTEFAVRWPISEFDPISVNYTSGTTSRPKGVVYNHRGAYLNTIATFMLHEMSSWPVYLWTVPTFHCNGWCLTWGLAALGGTSICLRQVSPKVIFESIVEHNVTHLSGAPTILNMIVNSPESDRKPLPHKVNIMTGGSPPPPQILSQMEELGFRVHHLYGLTETYGPGTYCLWKPEWDSLPPNEKYKLKARQGVQHLCSESVDIMDPTTMKKVPEDGKTIGEIVFRGNTVMSGYLKDVEATEEAFKGGWFHSGDLAVKHPDGYIEVKDRLKDIVISGGENISTVEVERVLYSHPAVLETAVVARPDNYWGQTPCAFVKLKDGFNNITDQEIINFCRDNLPHYMAPRTVIFQDLPKTSTGKIQKFILRDKAKALGSLF